In Kogia breviceps isolate mKogBre1 unplaced genomic scaffold, mKogBre1 haplotype 1 scaffold_443, whole genome shotgun sequence, the DNA window TACATTAGTGGATACAGTGTTTTTTGACTGATTAAATGCACTCACATCAGAGCAGCACATTACACTATACCACTGTGGTACAGTTGGCAAGTTCTAGACTCCTAAAATTATTTCGTTAAGTCAattgcaaggggaaaaaaagagatgaaggtGGAATCTACTTCATCTTAAACCTACTTGACTTAAAAGATATATCACCCAAATGCAATGTGAGGACCTCATTTGGAACCTGATTCAAACAAACTATTAAAAAgtacatatgggcttccctggtggcgcagtggttgagaatctgcctgccaatgcaggggacacgggttcgagccctggtctgggaagatcccacatgccgcggagcaactgggcccgtgagccacaactactgagcctgcgcatctggagcctgtgctccgcaacaagagaggccaagatagtgagaggcctgtgcaacGCGATGAAGAGTgtcccctgcttgccgcaactagagaaagccctcgcacagaaacgaagacccaacacagccaaaaataaatataaaaataaataaataatgtttaaaaaaaggatacacacacacaaaaaagtacgTATGACATTTATATGACAACTGGGAAATCTGAACACTGGTTATTTGATATCAAGGAATTATCGTGAATTTCTTAGGTATGAAAATGGTATTGGGTTATGCTAAAAAAAAGTCTTCATATACTAGAGATACGCACTGAATTACTTATGGGTGAAATGATGTGATGTATAGAATTTCCTTCAAAATAATATGGGAAGGGGGACGTGGATGGGAGCATACATGAAACTGGGTTAGGCATGAGCTGAATGACTGCTGAAGTTGTGTGATGAGTGCAGGGAGGTTTCAATGTACTATTCCGCCTATTTTTGTCTATGTTTGAAATTCTctataataaaagttttttaaaaattccatgcgAAGCTATAAATCACAATAGTTACACTACATTCTACAGCCAGAGtaagataaaatattagaaagaaaactAGTCTGGGTATGTTATTGCTCTaggatattgatttttttaagtctacCTGACGTTTTCTTTAAAGCATTAAACATAGACATGACTGAGCCCACTTCTTGGAATTGATCCTAAGGAAGCAATTAAGGATGAACAAGAAAGGATGGTCACAACGATGCAGTTCATAATATAGAGAAGTCAGAGCAAAGAAACTGTGGCACAATGAAATGCTATTCCCCTATTTAGAAAGATATTATAGAAAAGTACCTATTGCTACAAAAATTCTTATCAACTGGGAAGCGAAAACATGTTAAAATAGTGTATTTAGTAAAGTCTCACTTTgttacttaagaaaaaaacatggaaaaggaCGTTTAGTAAAGTGAATAATCATCTTTTAACGAGCAGTGTTATGAGTTTTTCCCTAGCTTCTTTTTATAAATCACTTATGAATCCTCTATCACAACCATGGCTTATTTTTGCCATTTCAAAAATCATAGAAATGTCATCATAAACTGATTAAATGATAAAAGGCACTCCAGCAGCACTGGCCTTactacacacacacccacacacccacacccacacccccccacacacacacacccacacacagacTTTCAGAGTCCCATGCTTGAAATCCAGAACTATAACCAAGAACTGACAATTCTGAGAGAAGCTGCTTGGGCAGGAAACAATCATCTGAAAACTCATAGAAGAGAAGCAAGGTCTCCTGGCTCACACCTGTTACGAGCAAACACTGTCAGTGGCTTTGACTCTGGGTCGCTACAACTTGTAAAAAAGCCAACAGTCTAATGGCAAACACATGCTCTATCCAGGTTAAGGTGCCACAGATCTATGAAAGCCTGGAGACACACCCAGACCCTGCTTTGGGGCTGAGGTGAGAAAAGGGCTTCCTAAACAAGCCCCTTCCCACAAAGAAGTTACATCTTACCCACTCACTCCCCGGGAGAGAAGGTCAAAGCGCATCTCTGGTTGGCAACCTAATGCTTCGCTCTGAAGTGAGCAGGTCACTCACTACTTATGTTACTCAAGACAGCATCTAAGAATCTTACCTCATAGTCTTTCCTTGGAAGGatctcatcctcctcctcctgtgtttCTCCAAGGATGGTCTAGAAAAACATCCAGAGAACGAAGACctttttaatggttttaaaaGTGGAAAGAGGCAGAAGTATTTACTGAAAACAGCTACTAGTTTCTAAATCATCTGGAGCCATTATCATCAAATGGGAacaagacctaaaaaaaaaaaaaaaccttttgggATGGGGGTGACGTGGTAGGGTTCTACAGTAATCAACTGAGCGATTCATTCCTACTTATACATTCTCCAAATAACCTCTCATCTTCAGGACACTTCAAAGATGTCACTTGCCAGTTTAAAGGAGAAAGAGTTCAGGTTCCGTCTGATAACATGCCGAGTCTGAACTCAGGAGGGACTTGTCAACTCTGGGGACACAACAACTCAAGTTTTCCCAGGGTGCTTTGCAGAGGGAAGCTGGATTATCAGTGACCCAGAAAAGGTGAGGGACAGAGTGAGAAAGGGCTGGAAAAACTAAGCCAGCTGCATGATATGCACAAAGTGCAGCGAGAGGGCTCACTCCGAAAACGCTCGTTTCATTCAAAACTCTTTtcagatggaaataaaaaaaataaggatggGATTAACTGAAGCTGGCCTGGGTTCTCCCTCAGATTCCAGGGAGGGGTTCTGAGAAATGACCCCAGACTTGGGCACGTGAAGCCGGGCAGATGCTTTGAGAGCCCAGGCTGCAGTCCCCAGGCCCCACCCTCTGCCACCTGCGGGCCCAACTCggcccggccccacccccggcaacGCCTCTCGCCGTCCCTTAGcaactgccccctccccagcccggcTCCACCCGCTTCTTACCAGCTCCTCGGGGGTGCGGGTCTCACGCTCACCGCAGCAGCAGCACCACCTACAGCAGCAGCACGGCGACCCCCTGCACCCCGCCATCTTCCTCCTTTACTGCCACTCTGGACCCCTCCGCCAACCCCCTCCCACCCAGGATCCGCGCCTCACGTGACTGGCCTCGGGAGTGTCACGTGGCCCTCTCGAGCTTGGGACGGAGACGGGGAGTGGCTGCAGACGGGTGAGGAGAGGGCTCGCGTCACATGACGGTGGAGGGACGGCTTCCAACGAGACTTCTGGGCGCCGCCATGTTGTGGGCGGGACTTCCGGGCTCCCGCAAGGGTGGTTTCCGCCCTCTGGCCCCGCCTTCCTAAGCAACCTGACACCGGCGCCGCGCCTCCTCTGCTGGCGCCTCCTTATCGGCCACGCAGCTGCAACGGGCGCGCGCTCTCAGTCGTCCGCGACCAGTGGGTGAGTGACAGCGAGGCATGTGGTCGCCGAGGAGGGAGACCAGGGCCTTGGAGCCTTGGGGGCCACCCACCAGGGGGCGGGGAGCGGTGGCTACCGGTCGGCCCGCCCCCTCTGCGCGCACGCCCTCGGCGGGACTAGAGTAGCCCCCCCTGGCTGCCACCCCCGCGATCCTCAACCCTGAAGCGAAGACTCACTTTCGGACCCCGGCCTGGACTGAAGGACCGCAGGGCTGAGGAGGCCCTGAGCTGGGGGTAGACTTGGGTCTTCGCTTCCGCCCCCTCCCGTGACCTAGTGACCCGGTGACTAGATTCGCGGCCCTCGAGCCCCCGGCGCCAGAGGCATGTCTCCGGCTCCCTGCCGAGCACCTGGAGAAGAGCCGTGGGCCGCTGGCACTGCTGTCCCCGACGCCCACTGCATCGGGCGGCTCACAGGTGCCCACCGGGTCCCCTCTGGGAGTGGTGGGCTCCGTATTCCCTCACTGCTCGGTTCCTGGCACCGATTAAGTGCTCATCAAATGGCAGAGGGTTGCTTTGAGGACGGGATGACAGCGCCTGGCCCGTCGGCGCTCAGTGAGTGCTGGCTGTTACCGGGTGCCAGCACGGGGGCACCATAGGCAGCATACCCGGCCCTGGTCTCAGGGAactgggaagagggaggggaggcaaATATGTGAACCCACAGTTGCAACCCAGGGTGCTATGGGATCCTAGCTTAAAATGGGTTAAGTGGTAGCACGTGAAAAATGTTGGAAGAAggctagtgcctggcacacactagGAATGCAGTAAGTcttaatgaacaaatgaaagagcAGATAGTTTGTGGGTGGTtcagcctcctctcccctcttgGTTTTGTTCCAGCAGACAACTAATGAGGCACTCTCTGGAATTCGGAAGAAAGACCAGACTAGGCTGATCTTGACGTTCATCCCCACAGAGAAACTGGAATTTTAGGTCAGAATCAAAATGGGCATCCCTGGGGGTGGTCTGGTCTCAATCTGGTCTCAGCTGCTTGACGTTGGGTGTACCAGAGTGTGTTACGTGCACTTGTGTGTGTTTTAGGGGAGAGAGCATTGGATCTTATCAGTTTCTCAAGAGTCTAGGACCCCCAAAATGGTCTAAGAACACGGGCTTAGCAGTGGACATTCCCTGAAAGACCTGAACTTGGCCTGGTTGCTCCTCTAATGCTCCAGGTCACCACACCCTGGATTTTCACTACTGTGTGTTTGCATCTTGCTGTGCAAGAGtagtgttttgttttagtttttgtcttattttcccCACCAAACTGCCCAACGGCGCTGTGCCCTCTTGTCGGCCAGCCTGTGGTTGCCATGGTTCAGGGCTTCAACCGTGGTGGCTTTGCAGTCGCTGTAATCACTTGAACTGACTTCACCGGTGTGTGTAAGGAGAACAGCCTGGAAGGCAGGCACAGACTGTTCAGCCTTTGTTCTGAGTTGGACATAAATTCATGCCCTTATTGAATTTGGGTCTGGCTGTTTTTGGAACCCAGCCAGTGTCAAGTTCTAACCCATGACATGGTCTTTTCAGAGAAGCACAAACGCGGGAGAAATCAGGCTGCGTTGTCAAGCCCTCACCCCTTCCAGCCTGCATGCATACAAACTGTTCCAAGTAACAGGAGATGTTTCCATGGCTGGGCCGTTCCTTCCTTGGCATGTGATCCGGTCACTGTGAACATCTGTTGGCCTCATCACACCCAAACCTTGCAGTCAGCAGTCCCACGTCCCCCTCCTTCCATCCGCCTTCAGCCTCTAGAGCTTCAGCCCTCCCTCTCGCCGCCGGGAAGCCTTGCCCCCGCCCCTTCACGCTGGCCCCAGCTACTGCTCTCAGCTCTTCCTTTGTCACAGCTCCGCCCAGTCGGACACACCCGCTGGGGAAGgttcctccatttcttccagtggTCTGGGGTCTGAGTTCACACTGGCGGAGATGGACCGTCCAAAACCCAACGTCCTCCCGGCGGGGCACTGCTGCCCCTCCCTGGGAATGCGGGCCTGGGAGGCCGGCGGCGCGAGGTTCTCAGTGCCACCCTCCATCAGGTAGCGGTCACGGAGGATCCACGGGCTGAAGGAGCATGTTTCTGTGCTGGGTGGGGGCTGTCACATGCGGAATCAGGCAGCAGCGGAGGGCAAAGCTGGAGTGAGGCAGCGCAGACAGTCGTACCTGGCGTGTGGAGCCACTGGGTGGGCGCGCTGTCACCCGTGCCCTCACCGGCCTTCCTCCTGCGTGGAAATGCAGCATCTCTCGCTTGACCCTGCCTTGCTGGGGCTCGGCTGCCTGCCTGCCGTCTCATGCCCCCTGCCTCACCCCGTGCAGCAGGAGCTCGGCCATGGTGAACGAACCCAGAGGGCACGGCGGCCCCAGCCCCCGCTGGGAGGACAACACCAGTGGCAGCGAGAGCTCCAAGGATAGTTCAAGGTGTTCCACACCGGTGCCGGACCCCGAGCGACACGAGAGGCTCAGGGAGAAGATGAAGCGGAGGATGGAGTCTGGTGACAAGTGGTTCTCCCTGGAATTCTTCCCTCCCCGAACTGCTGAGGGAGCTGTCAATCTCATCTCAAGGTGAGTCAACGCAAGATAAGGAGTAGGGCCAGActgggggatgggggcagggggaaaAGATGAGCTGTCAGCCCTGAGGCTGGGCTGCACTTTGACCCGGAAAAGGCAGCCACAGGGGGTAGAAAAAAGCAAAGCCAGGGTAGATCCTTTGACACGCAGCTTCTGTTGTCTGTAAAAGCCCCTCCAAGCACCTGGATGTTTAGACACACTCTTCCATGTGCTAAAAATGTTCGCTCTCTCAGACTAAATTCTTTGGCGGAACTTGGGGCTGGATCGTGAGGAGAGTTTAGGAAGTTACAAAACGGTGGCTTGGAGAACATTTTCAGCAAGTTAGGAATTTGGATTATGCATCTTGAAATCTAGAAATGCCAGCTGGATTATGTTAGCACTTGATGAATCGCagttccttttttaaagtttatgcttTTTATCGTTTGCACTTCTTACGTGTCACTCCCAAGGTTGTGAAGTTTGAAGGCACAAAGATGTTTCATTGCACCACGTTACAGCTTGTGACACAGCGCATGTGCGCACGTATAGCTCTTGATTCTAGTTATGGAAATGTGGCCGTTCTCTGCGGGACTCTTGGCTGCTGCGCCGGAACTGGGGGGGCGGCAGGAAAGAAACTTGTGTCTGCTGACCCTCTTTGTCCCTAGAATGAGGCCCTGCTTGCCACTCTGAGGGTTCCCTGAACGCTTGACCATTGAAATGTCTTAACTCACCCGAGATAATAAATGTGCAAGCACTTTGAAAAGTCCGGAGTGCTGCTCTCACACAAACTGGtttcattgttattatatatTATCTCCACAATAAGAGTAATCATAATGATAGCACATTGATCGCGTGTTTGCTGTGTCCCCAgcgctgtttttttttttttttgtggtacgcgggcctctcactgttgtggcctctcccgttgtggagcacaggctccggacgcacaggcccagcggccatggctcacgggcccagccgctccgcggcatgtgggatcttcccggaccggggcacgaacccgtatcccctgcatcggcaggcggattctcaaccactgcgccaccagggaagcccccagcgcTGTTTTAAGAGATGTGGAGCCATCTGTCATGATATCCTCAGAGTAGTATTATGAAGTAGGCACTGTCCTCTGCCACATTATAGAaatcaggaaactgaagctcagagagatcaaGTAATtctcccaagatcacacagctagtgagtagcCAAGCCAGGATATGAATGCAGGTCGGTCTGATTCCAGCCTGCATGTGATGCTTCTCTAACTCCCAGACCCCGTGGGAAGGTGGGGAAGGGTAGTGTACCCCCAGGAGCCCCTCTTCAGAAAGAAATTCCCTACAGGTTTGACCGGATGGGGGCAGGTGGTCCCCTCTTCATAGATGTGACCTGGCATCCAGCAGGGGACCCTGGCTCAGACAAGGAGACTTCGTCCATGGTGATCGCCAGCACCGCCGTGAACTACTGCGGCCTGGAGACCATCCTGCACATGACCTGCTGCCATCAGAGCCGGGAGGAGATCACGGGCCACCTGCACAAGGCCAAGCGTCTGGGCCTGAAGAACATCCTGGCGCTGAGGGGAGGTGCGGAGCCAGCACTCTGCTCTCTGGGGTCTTGCTTTCCTGAAGACTTCTGTCCCTGGAACggtcctttccttttctccaggTCCCACACTGAGTACACCCAGGGCCCCGTCCCTGCCAGTAGCGTCAATAGGCAGTGTGGGTCAGGAGGCCCACGGGCGACACAGACGGAGCCGCTTCTTGGCCTCGCAGTGGGAGTTCAGTAGGGCCCGCGGCCGGTGCCTGATGCCCTCTGTCCCGATGCCAGTCAGTTAATCGATCAATTAATCAGTCCCCGCTGCACCTGGCTTTTGGCCCAGTCGACGAGTTCAGCTCTGGCATATGTCCCGGGAGTGAGAACAGCTGGATATGCCTCTGGCACGCACTGTCACTGGGCCACACGGCGTGGGAAACGGGAGCCTGGCGGGTGGGCACTTGCGGCCTCATGCTCCCCGCCCGAAAGACCACTTCTCACCTGAGATGAGTGGGCGATTCTCCCGGGAGGCGAGGGTTCCAGGGGCTTGGGTGAGGGGGTGTGCACCCACCAGGTGTGAGTAGGGAAGGGGTCGCCGATGCTCCAGGCTGAACGCAGAGCTGCAGCTGCTGCCAGCACAGGGCCCTCGGAGTCGGTGCTCAGCGACCGTTGGATGGGTTGGCCGCTGTCTTCCCTCCCGCTGTTTAGCAGGCGCTATGCTAGAAAGCGGAGACACCGACCTGAGTGATGTGAAGGCTGTGCCTTCGAGGTGCTCACCGTCCTGGGTGTGGGGGGAGAaggaacagagaggctgcctggagGGCGGGTGAGACCCAGCACCGTGACCTCCAACCCTGCAGACCCCATCGGTGACCagtgggaagaggaagaagggggcTTCAGCTACGCCGTAGACTTGGTGAAGCACATCCGAAGCGAGTTTGGTGACTACTTCGATGTCTGTGTGGCAGGTGAGAGGCTGGGGTATCCCAGTGGGTGGGAccggagaggggaaggaaggagaggcacAGAGAGCCCCCCCGGCATTCAGGTCAGGACCCGCCAGCTCAGCGCACCGCTGGCCTGCCTGCGCGGGGGGACGGAGGTGCGGGGGTGAATCAAACAGCGTCTGCCCTCTCATCGGTCTGTCATCCGCTATCCACCCAGGCGTGCCACCACCCCTTAAGTTTtggttcctctgccttttctttctattatttactttttttcttttttctttcttattttaggctgcgtccggtctttgttgcggcacgcgggctcttcattgtggtgtgcgggcttctctctagctgtggcttgtgggttttctctctagttgtggcgcacaggctccagggcgcgtgggctctgagGCGtgcgtggctcgcgggcttagttgccccgagacatgtgggatcttaggcaTTGCGAGGCAtccggattctttaccactggaccaccaggaaagtcccttcctctgccttttcttgcTCTTAGCCTGCTTCCCAGCCCTATTCTTTAAACAAAAGAGGTATATTTATTAAGGTTCCGGGGGCAGGGAATCTCAGAACAAGGTCAGGAAATGGCCTCAGACCTCATTAAACGCTGGAACCTGGAGGCCGGCAGAATCCAAggccctccctctttctctctgccccccccacacccccagctgCTTCATGCTTCATCCAGTAGGCCTGATATGTACGCTTTTTCTGTCTCTGATATGTACGGTACACGTGTGACCCGCCGCCTGCTCCTGACTCACCCAGACTGATTGACAGGTCTCAGCATCAGTTCCAAGTCCTCAGGAGAGAGAACTGCATCGGCTCAACTCTAGTTTCTTTAGCTACATCCAGGAGGCAAGGTTCACCTGCTAGAAACAGATGGCGTGGCCTTCCCTCTTGCCCCGACTCATGGGGTCTGGGCCTTCAGCTTCTCAAATGGGGGCTTGGGTGTGGTGAGGCAGCGTGTGCCAGGGACACAGGAAGTCCGAGGATTAATTTGACACATCACCTTGGCATGACAATTTTTCTCAAATACTTTGGGGAAAATCATAtcattcttattaaaataaacatggcTACATTATGGAGTAGCAAATCAAAGTgatctgaatttaaaaatacaagccACGTGGCTTCAAGGAAATTACTTGCCGTGGGGACCTTGGGCTGCGTCCCCAGGCCCCCATGTACGTGTCCGCTGTTCTTAGTGTTGAGAAGAGGGCGTTGAGGTGGATGAGTCTGGGAGGCCCCGATGAGGAGGTAGGAATTCAGGTGTCGTGCGGCCGTGAGACAGTCGGTTGATTGGGGAATGTGCCCGCGTGTGGTGGGCATTGGACGGTCACGAGGGGAAACCAGCAGAGCTGTGAGCGAACAGTTGCTAAACGGTTCGGTGCTTTGCTTACGGTAACGTGGATGAAAGAGAGGACCGGTGGATTAGAAGGCACCCAGCTGGCCACGACAGAACCAGAATAGAGTAAAACTGAGCAAATTCCAAATGTGAGCGATTGCTGGATTTGTCGAGTGCAGTTGAGGTTTTATAGAGTTTCAGCTATTAAAACCTCTGTTTCGGAAATTTCTGCTGGAAAAATAGCCTTGTTATTGAAAGTGTAAAGCTCTAGTGTTTAACCCTCCCACGCCCGCCCCCCAGACAGTCGTTTTTAAATCCAATTTTGATGACTCAGAGTTTCTTAAGAACGAAACTGCATGATCACAGCAAAGCAGCCTGGCAACCCAGCAGTGTGGGTTCAGGTTTGCCCCTTCCTGGCTTGGGGTCCTGCCCTGGCCTCAGGCTGAGCAAGCCGGCACTCTGCTTGTAGTTCCTTAAGGCCTGTGGTCTTTCCTGTGCAGGCAGAGCCACTAGTAAGTTCAGTCGTTCAGGGAAGGGAGCACGCCGTTCCTGGAGCTAGTCGGGAACCTAGGGGACGTCCGACCCTGCCTCGCAGGCACCCCTGGAATCCCACCATGGGCATCCCTGCACAGGGTCACCGCCCTGCCGCGCTGTCTGGGAGTCCATTCCTTTGTGGGGTTGCTCGGTCCAGTGTCAGGCAGCTCTCTGAAACTGATGCTAGTTCTGCCATCAGAAGCGGCACAGAATACGGTGAATAAGGAACTCGACTAAGGTGACTCCTTTTTCCCAGTGACAGACTTGTGGGCGTCTAGAAACAGTTACCATATTCTCTGCATTCTTTTCTTCAAGCAGAACATCTCTGCCCTCTTCACTTATTCCTTGTGTAATGTGGTTTCTGACTTTGCACTGTCTGGGACCCCTGAGTAATTTTAACGTGAAATTACGAGCACTGTCTTAATCCAGTACCTAGAGTCAAGCCTGTCACCCCGAGGCTGCCTGGCTGGTGTGAATGTAGCGTCTCCTCTCTTCTGTGGCCACAGAGTGCAGGCCAGGCTGGCCCCGCTGACTGCAGGACAGTGTGGGTGTTTGGGGGCAATCCGTCCCCACTCCTGGGAGGGCGGCTCTAAGCCAGCGCGCGCTGAGGGTCACCTCCAGGGTGAGGGGCGCATCGGACGAGCCCGGCCGTCACCGCTTCGGCCTGTCCGTGCTGTGGGGCTGGAAGCTATGGCTCCGGAGCTCTCCGTTCCCAGCTCTCCGGTTGCTTCGTCACTCCCCTTGAGCAGATGGAGCCAGCCTCTCCCTGCTGTCATCCTTATTGGCAGGTTACCCCAAAGGCCACCCCGACGCAGAGAGCTTTGAGGCGGACCTGAAGCACCTGAAGGAGAAGGTGGCCGCGGGAGCCGACTTCATCATCACCCAGCTTTTCTTTGAGGCCGACACTTTCTTCCGCTTTGTTAAGGCTTGCTCCGAGATAGGCATTACTTGCCCCATCCTCCCCGGAATCTTCCCTATTCAGGTGAGGGTCCCAAGAGGGCTCATGGACTCCCACCACCCCCGTCCCAGCACAGGCCAGGGCCTTGGTTCAGGCCGAAGTTCTTCTTTGACGCCCGTGAGATTTTCGTCAGACAGGTGCTCAGTCCTTGCAAAATGTTGTCTTGCCACGTTCTTTTGATTACCTCTTATGTCTCCCCAAAATAGCAACAGTAAGTGTTGGGAGGGGCTTATTGATAAGTGGCACTGAAAGGGATTATTACTTTCATTATAAATTTGGGTTAAATCAGTGTTTCCCAATCTTGGCTGTCACCAGAACCATTTAATAAGctcttttaaaatatggatttcCAGATCCTATGCCTAGAAGTTCTGATTTAATAGATCTGAGGTGGGACCTgggaatttgtacatttctcaaGCTTGGCAGGCGATTCTGGTGATCGGTCAGGCTTGGGAACCCCTGGCTTAGATGACCACCGTTTATCAATAGACACACCTGGGGGCCAAAGGGCCGGCTCAGGCCAATGGCAGCAATGCTGTGGGCAGCTGCTGCACCCTGCAGAGTACAAAAAGTGCTGGTACAATATGGTCTGACTTTCCTGGGGCAGTGCGTGTCCCACTGCAGAGCCAGGAGGCCTGGTGGGGGGATAAGTATTTGGGGTGAGAGACGGGCAGGGAGATGGGACCCACAGCCCCCTGTGTCTTGGGCAGGGCTACCACTCCCTCCGGCAGCTTGTGAAGCTGTCCAAGCTGGAGGTGCCGCAGCAGGTCAAGGACGTGATCGAGCCAATCAAAGACAACGACGCTGCCATCCGCAACTACGGCATCGAGCAGGCGCTGAGCCTGTGCCAGGAGCTTCTGGCAAGCGGCTCGGTGCCGGGCCTGCACTTCTACACCCTCAACCGCGAGATGGCCACCACAGAGGTGCTGAAGCGCTTGGGCATGTGGATCGAGGACCCCAGGTGAGGCCAGTGGCCCCGAATTCAGGCCCTGGAGCCCCAGAGGAGAGTCGGGTGGGCAGGGAGGTCAGAGAGAAGGCACAGAACGAGTGCGCCCTAGCTGGTAGCGCTGGCTGCCACGGGGGCACAGAGGGCTGTCTGTGCCGTGGCTGGTGGCACCCGCAGGGCTCCAGTCTCAGCGGGAATGCCATCCGGCTTGACGTTTACGAGTCAAGATGGAAGAACCCAGGTTCAGTGGTGCCCCCTCCCTCTGGCCAAGCCCTGACCCTTTCTGTCTCCATTCTCGCCCAGACGTCCCCTGCCCTGGGCCATCAGTGCCCACCCCAAGCGCCGGGAGGAAGATGTCCGTCCCATCTTCTGGGCCTCCAGACCAAAGAGTTACATTTAtcgcacccaggagtgggatgagTTCCCCAACGGCCGCTGGTGAGCCGCTGCCAATGAACTGTTCCTTGGGAGGAGGGAGACCAATCGTGGTGGAGCCCTCGGGACAGGATTCACAGGAaagcccccccccctcccccccccccccccccccgcccgcccggggCAGGTGGATGCAGACTGTCTGGAGCCCAAGGTCAGGGGCGTGCCTTGACCTCCGGGCACCTCCTCCGCCAGGGGTAATTCCTCCTCTCCGGCCTTTGGGGAGCTGAAGGACTACTACCTCTTCTACCTGAAGAGCAAGTCCCCAAAGGAAGAGCTGCTGAAGATGTGGGGGGAGGAGCTGACCAGTGAAGAAAGTGTCTTTGAAGTCTTTGCTCACTACCTCTCGGGAGAGCCGAACCAGAACGGCTATAAAGTGAGTGCTGCTGGGGTGGGATCCCCGGGTAC includes these proteins:
- the LOC131749755 gene encoding methylenetetrahydrofolate reductase (NADPH) isoform X1, whose product is MDRPKPNVLPAGHCCPSLGMRAWEAGGARFSVPPSISRSSAMVNEPRGHGGPSPRWEDNTSGSESSKDSSRCSTPVPDPERHERLREKMKRRMESGDKWFSLEFFPPRTAEGAVNLISRFDRMGAGGPLFIDVTWHPAGDPGSDKETSSMVIASTAVNYCGLETILHMTCCHQSREEITGHLHKAKRLGLKNILALRGDPIGDQWEEEEGGFSYAVDLVKHIRSEFGDYFDVCVAGYPKGHPDAESFEADLKHLKEKVAAGADFIITQLFFEADTFFRFVKACSEIGITCPILPGIFPIQGYHSLRQLVKLSKLEVPQQVKDVIEPIKDNDAAIRNYGIEQALSLCQELLASGSVPGLHFYTLNREMATTEVLKRLGMWIEDPRRPLPWAISAHPKRREEDVRPIFWASRPKSYIYRTQEWDEFPNGRWGNSSSPAFGELKDYYLFYLKSKSPKEELLKMWGEELTSEESVFEVFAHYLSGEPNQNGYKVTCLPWNDEPLAAETSLMKEELLRVNRRGILTINSQPNINGKPSSDPIVGWGPGGGYVFQKAYLEFFTSRETVEALLQVLKKYELRVNYHIVDVKGDNITNAPKLQPNAVTWGIFPGREIIQPTVVDPVSFMFWKDEAFALWLEQWGKLYEEESPSRVIIQYIHDNYFLVNLVDNEFPLDSCLWQVVEDTFELLNRPPQSKRETEAP
- the LOC131749755 gene encoding methylenetetrahydrofolate reductase (NADPH) isoform X2 — translated: MVNEPRGHGGPSPRWEDNTSGSESSKDSSRCSTPVPDPERHERLREKMKRRMESGDKWFSLEFFPPRTAEGAVNLISRFDRMGAGGPLFIDVTWHPAGDPGSDKETSSMVIASTAVNYCGLETILHMTCCHQSREEITGHLHKAKRLGLKNILALRGDPIGDQWEEEEGGFSYAVDLVKHIRSEFGDYFDVCVAGYPKGHPDAESFEADLKHLKEKVAAGADFIITQLFFEADTFFRFVKACSEIGITCPILPGIFPIQGYHSLRQLVKLSKLEVPQQVKDVIEPIKDNDAAIRNYGIEQALSLCQELLASGSVPGLHFYTLNREMATTEVLKRLGMWIEDPRRPLPWAISAHPKRREEDVRPIFWASRPKSYIYRTQEWDEFPNGRWGNSSSPAFGELKDYYLFYLKSKSPKEELLKMWGEELTSEESVFEVFAHYLSGEPNQNGYKVTCLPWNDEPLAAETSLMKEELLRVNRRGILTINSQPNINGKPSSDPIVGWGPGGGYVFQKAYLEFFTSRETVEALLQVLKKYELRVNYHIVDVKGDNITNAPKLQPNAVTWGIFPGREIIQPTVVDPVSFMFWKDEAFALWLEQWGKLYEEESPSRVIIQYIHDNYFLVNLVDNEFPLDSCLWQVVEDTFELLNRPPQSKRETEAP